One genomic window of Gracilinema caldarium DSM 7334 includes the following:
- a CDS encoding hemolysin family protein, with protein sequence MESPALRDILIIFILILINGFFSLSEMSLVSSQKARLLAKAKNGKKSYKRALAAKEEPGRFLSTIQIGITLIGILAGAFGGSTLTEPLLKIIIKVPMFVPYAEGIAVAIVVIGITYFSIVLGELVPKQVALSKPESIASFVMPILDAIAHIFKPLVGFLALSTSILLKIFHIRVAPSHTMTEEELHIALQEGQQSGIVKESERTMVEGIFYLGDRPVKTFMTYRSEVAWLNSTVDLLSLKPMLLRPDSPKYYPVCHETPDEVVGIVSKEDLLTQILLDSKKPLKSIMKKPILVPETMSALKAFDVFKREQAEYILIMDEYGGFSGTLAIQDLVEEIIGQISRPDRDMEDIIRREDGSYLLGGAVNIDEAAELLGFGALIKDHHEFNTLAGFILEIAGEIPKTGTTYNWNGYTFEIVDMDGNRIDKVIVQKPQKSQDSSEPLT encoded by the coding sequence ATGGAATCTCCAGCCCTCAGAGACATACTCATTATTTTTATACTCATTCTCATTAATGGTTTTTTTTCTTTATCGGAAATGTCCCTTGTATCTTCTCAAAAGGCACGGCTTCTCGCAAAGGCAAAGAACGGTAAAAAATCCTATAAACGAGCCCTTGCTGCAAAGGAAGAACCGGGAAGATTTCTTTCAACAATTCAAATCGGCATTACATTGATAGGCATTCTTGCTGGTGCGTTTGGTGGTTCAACCCTGACCGAACCTTTGCTGAAGATTATAATAAAGGTTCCCATGTTTGTTCCTTATGCAGAGGGCATCGCAGTAGCCATTGTGGTTATTGGTATAACCTATTTTTCCATCGTACTAGGGGAACTGGTTCCGAAACAGGTAGCGTTATCAAAACCAGAGTCAATTGCTTCATTTGTTATGCCAATACTGGACGCCATTGCACATATCTTTAAGCCCTTGGTAGGATTCCTTGCTCTTTCCACTTCAATTCTGCTTAAAATCTTTCATATCCGAGTAGCTCCAAGCCATACTATGACTGAAGAGGAGCTGCATATAGCCCTTCAAGAAGGTCAGCAATCGGGGATTGTAAAGGAATCTGAGCGTACTATGGTAGAGGGCATTTTTTATCTTGGGGATCGGCCGGTAAAAACCTTTATGACCTACCGTTCTGAAGTGGCATGGCTTAACAGTACGGTGGATCTGCTCAGTCTTAAACCGATGCTTCTTAGACCAGATAGTCCAAAATATTATCCCGTATGTCATGAAACACCAGATGAGGTGGTTGGTATCGTTTCAAAAGAAGATCTTTTAACACAAATTCTTTTAGATAGTAAAAAACCGCTGAAATCGATCATGAAAAAACCGATCTTAGTCCCTGAGACCATGTCAGCCCTTAAGGCCTTTGATGTTTTTAAAAGAGAACAGGCAGAATATATTCTGATAATGGATGAATATGGCGGGTTTTCAGGAACCCTTGCTATCCAGGACCTGGTTGAAGAAATAATTGGCCAAATTTCAAGACCCGATCGTGACATGGAAGATATTATTCGCCGAGAGGATGGTTCTTACCTGCTCGGCGGAGCAGTCAATATTGATGAAGCGGCAGAGCTGCTCGGCTTTGGAGCTCTTATTAAGGATCACCACGAATTTAACACCTTAGCGGGCTTTATTCTAGAAATTGCCGGTGAAATTCCAAAAACCGGGACAACCTATAACTGGAATGGATATACCTTCGAAATTGTTGATATGGATGGTAACCGTATCGATAAGGTCATTGTACAAAAGCCTCAAAAGTCCCAAGATAGTTCAGAGCCGCTTACTTAA
- a CDS encoding HD-GYP domain-containing protein: MQSFPIKDIPQDSYFTKPAYLDGRFILTTPEMPFTNALKKALLDWEFREVQSDGIPQEEYSDTTTANIQEREEIKEVEIKNNNDSERLKQAIEFYQKFLLYVENLFTRYTTKNEINFKEVADKIKEVCDVVKEDRRFLLRVEIPLSKNQNFLANHTVKSTIIAVIIGTYLKLPNHRLIELGVAALLHEIGMLKLPPQLYMSNRPLSPQERKAILTHPILSYNILKSLDFPLSICVGVLEHHERQNGEGYPQKLKGERISLYAKIISVACSYEALTALRPYKDAKDGYTGMIDLLKNVGQQYDDTIVRALVYSLSIYPIGLYVLLSNNKHGQVVDVNPENPRYPIVQIFGEKTPDGKNKTIETSHDGVHIVRPLIKEEVETIQE; this comes from the coding sequence ATGCAATCCTTTCCCATTAAAGATATTCCGCAGGACAGTTATTTTACCAAACCTGCTTATTTAGATGGACGGTTTATTCTGACGACACCAGAAATGCCCTTCACAAATGCTTTAAAAAAAGCTCTTTTAGACTGGGAATTCAGAGAAGTTCAATCCGATGGAATCCCTCAAGAGGAATATTCTGATACGACAACTGCAAACATACAGGAAAGAGAAGAAATTAAAGAAGTTGAAATTAAAAATAACAATGATAGTGAAAGACTTAAACAGGCGATAGAATTTTATCAGAAATTCTTGTTGTATGTTGAAAACTTGTTTACTCGATATACTACAAAAAACGAGATTAACTTTAAAGAAGTGGCGGATAAGATTAAAGAAGTATGTGATGTTGTAAAAGAAGATCGCCGTTTTTTACTTCGAGTAGAGATTCCCCTATCTAAAAATCAGAATTTTCTGGCTAATCATACGGTAAAATCTACTATTATCGCTGTCATTATCGGAACTTATTTAAAATTACCGAATCATCGGCTTATAGAGTTGGGAGTAGCCGCATTGCTCCATGAGATTGGTATGCTGAAACTTCCACCTCAACTGTATATGTCCAACCGGCCCTTAAGTCCCCAAGAGCGCAAGGCTATTTTAACCCACCCCATTCTAAGCTATAACATTTTAAAAAGCCTGGATTTTCCTCTTTCTATTTGTGTAGGAGTCCTTGAGCATCACGAACGTCAGAATGGTGAGGGATATCCTCAAAAATTGAAGGGAGAACGCATCAGCCTTTATGCAAAAATCATTTCTGTAGCTTGTTCCTACGAAGCCCTCACTGCTTTAAGACCTTATAAAGATGCGAAGGATGGCTATACCGGCATGATCGATCTTCTAAAAAATGTAGGCCAACAATATGATGACACCATCGTCAGAGCTCTTGTATACTCCCTCTCCATCTATCCTATTGGATTATATGTTTTGCTTTCTAATAATAAACACGGTCAGGTGGTAGACGTGAATCCAGAAAATCCGCGATATCCAATTGTGCAAATATTTGGAGAAAAAACACCGGATGGAAAAAATAAAACCATTGAAACATCCCATGATGGCGTTCATATTGTTCGGCCTTTAATTAAGGAAGAAGTGGAAACTATTCAAGAATAA
- the dat gene encoding D-amino-acid transaminase: MSGNWALYQDTLIPRQDAKIDIEDRGYQFGDGVYEVIRVYNGKLFLAEAHAKRMERSLKELRIPFPDCTKRVLKGAQMLVEAEGIVDGIVYLQISRGIAPRVHQFPSSATIPIFTGSASSLPRPFSYMDQGIEVLLLPDIRWLRNDIKSLNLLGAVLSKQQAKERGCYEAILERAGILTEGSSSNLFIVSRGELLTHPANNLILNGITRLEIFRLAAEAKLACKEVTYTVDELFAADEAFICGTTTEIMPIRTVTTIDAENRAYHYTIGTGAPGPLTKTLQKAFDRLVKDVTADDGNKS, from the coding sequence ATGTCAGGTAATTGGGCACTTTATCAAGATACACTTATTCCACGACAGGATGCCAAAATAGATATTGAAGACCGGGGGTATCAGTTTGGAGATGGGGTATACGAAGTCATACGGGTTTATAATGGTAAACTTTTTCTTGCCGAAGCCCATGCTAAGCGGATGGAACGAAGCCTTAAGGAGTTACGCATTCCCTTTCCTGATTGTACAAAACGGGTTCTGAAAGGGGCCCAGATGTTAGTAGAAGCTGAAGGTATCGTTGATGGCATCGTTTATCTACAAATTAGTCGTGGTATAGCTCCACGGGTGCATCAATTTCCAAGTTCTGCTACAATCCCTATTTTTACCGGTTCCGCAAGCTCACTCCCCCGACCCTTTAGTTACATGGACCAGGGCATCGAAGTACTCCTTTTACCTGATATTCGATGGCTCAGAAATGATATTAAAAGCTTAAATCTTCTTGGGGCAGTACTCAGCAAGCAGCAAGCAAAAGAACGGGGGTGTTATGAGGCTATTCTTGAGCGAGCGGGGATCCTAACCGAAGGAAGTTCTTCAAACCTCTTTATCGTATCACGGGGTGAACTACTCACCCATCCCGCCAACAATCTTATCTTGAATGGTATTACCCGGTTAGAAATTTTCAGGCTTGCCGCTGAAGCTAAGTTGGCTTGTAAAGAGGTAACTTATACAGTCGATGAACTGTTTGCAGCAGATGAAGCATTTATTTGTGGAACCACCACCGAAATAATGCCCATCAGAACGGTAACAACAATAGATGCTGAGAACAGAGCCTATCACTATACTATTGGAACAGGTGCTCCAGGTCCACTTACGAAAACACTTCAAAAAGCTTTCGATCGACTGGTAAAGGATGTTACCGCTGACGATGGTAATAAATCATAG
- a CDS encoding threonine/serine exporter family protein: MDILWASLASGTFAIVFNVRGRHIPLAALGGGLGWAVYQFSSTVVASSGVSYFLSSIGIALYAEIISGLFKRPATTYLVCALIPLVPGGGMYYTLAHSLQGDLQGTLSTGFETLTIAGAIAAGVAIGSAIARLSKRL, from the coding sequence ATGGATATACTTTGGGCTTCCTTGGCATCGGGCACCTTCGCAATTGTTTTTAATGTACGGGGCAGACATATTCCCCTCGCAGCCCTTGGAGGAGGTCTTGGCTGGGCTGTTTATCAATTTTCAAGCACCGTTGTAGCCTCATCAGGGGTATCTTATTTTCTTTCCTCAATAGGGATTGCTCTTTATGCAGAGATCATATCGGGCTTATTCAAGCGGCCTGCAACGACCTATCTTGTGTGTGCTCTTATTCCCCTAGTCCCTGGAGGAGGAATGTACTATACCCTTGCCCATTCACTCCAAGGAGACCTGCAGGGGACCCTTTCTACCGGATTTGAAACGCTCACTATTGCAGGGGCTATTGCCGCCGGTGTTGCAATCGGTTCCGCAATTGCCCGTTTAAGTAAGCGGCTCTGA
- a CDS encoding FecCD family ABC transporter permease, protein MPRRRYLSIILLLFIVLCFTALYGVAAGAVTIPLREIVGAMSVLFSHEQKDTNFTILFYLRLPRVLLAMAVGASLSVAGAGFQGFFRNPLADPYVIGASSGAALGAALAIVLSLPSAGPVSSISLCAFLGALMATFLAFGLSRFAGDPPPSVALLLAGTALSAFFSALLSLVLVLKDKDMHRVYYWLLGGLGMSSWTELVTMVPIMILGAGLVYLASRPLDILIQGDDVAHSLGIDVRRLRFLVATGASLAAAAAVASAGIIGFVGLIAPHAMRIIVGPSHRRLLPAAALGGALLVLVADIVARRIAAPLELPIGIITSIIGAPFFILLLFKRGRHLGS, encoded by the coding sequence ATGCCCCGCAGGCGTTATCTTTCTATCATTCTATTACTTTTTATTGTTTTATGTTTTACCGCCCTGTATGGTGTTGCTGCTGGGGCGGTCACTATCCCTTTGAGGGAAATCGTTGGGGCTATGAGTGTTCTTTTTTCTCATGAGCAAAAGGATACAAATTTTACTATTCTCTTTTACCTCAGGCTTCCCCGGGTATTGCTTGCTATGGCTGTAGGTGCATCCCTATCTGTGGCAGGGGCTGGTTTTCAGGGCTTTTTTCGAAACCCCTTAGCAGATCCCTATGTTATTGGTGCTTCTTCCGGGGCTGCTCTTGGAGCAGCCCTTGCCATTGTACTCTCTCTTCCTTCAGCAGGTCCGGTTTCTTCCATCTCTCTTTGTGCCTTTCTTGGAGCCCTGATGGCAACATTTCTAGCCTTTGGATTGTCTCGTTTTGCAGGAGACCCTCCCCCTTCAGTGGCGTTGCTTTTAGCGGGCACTGCCTTGAGTGCCTTTTTTTCAGCCCTCTTATCTTTAGTTCTTGTCCTTAAGGATAAGGACATGCACCGGGTGTATTATTGGCTTCTCGGTGGGCTGGGAATGTCATCGTGGACAGAACTAGTAACCATGGTGCCAATTATGATTCTTGGAGCCGGACTTGTTTATCTGGCATCAAGGCCTCTGGATATTCTCATTCAAGGGGATGATGTGGCCCATTCCCTGGGGATAGATGTACGGCGTTTACGATTCTTAGTCGCCACGGGGGCCTCTCTGGCTGCTGCTGCGGCAGTGGCGAGCGCAGGGATTATCGGTTTTGTAGGTCTGATTGCTCCCCATGCCATGCGGATAATTGTGGGACCAAGTCATCGACGTTTATTGCCTGCTGCCGCTCTAGGAGGGGCACTCTTGGTACTTGTTGCAGATATTGTTGCCCGTAGGATTGCTGCTCCTTTGGAATTACCGATAGGGATCATTACATCAATTATTGGAGCTCCTTTTTTTATATTGTTATTATTTAAACGAGGGCGCCATCTTGGAAGCTGA
- a CDS encoding ABC transporter substrate-binding protein yields the protein MKKNLASLLVVVMAAAISLPLFAQPRFTDAAGRSITLQQSAGRIVSLTPAVTETLFAIGAGDQVVGVTEFCNYPSAVSSKTRVGGFSGATISIEQIVALKPDLVILSAVMHAKVIPLLDQVKIPCFAVEPGSFADVYRDILTLGALTGHEKEARTVVTAMQKRIAAVQTIPTTKGTPRVFWELWDDPLMTAGGPTFISEAIVLAGGKNVFADLQEQWPQVSFEELLVRNPDWILSGTDHGDRMRLEDIMNRPGWLNIPAVKNGKIATIESDIIYRGGPRLADAVEALAKILK from the coding sequence ATGAAAAAAAATCTTGCTTCTCTCCTTGTAGTGGTGATGGCCGCTGCTATTTCCTTACCACTTTTTGCGCAACCACGTTTTACGGATGCCGCAGGTCGCAGTATTACTCTACAGCAAAGTGCAGGTAGAATTGTTAGTCTAACCCCAGCTGTTACGGAAACGCTTTTTGCTATTGGTGCTGGGGATCAGGTTGTTGGTGTTACTGAATTTTGTAATTATCCTTCGGCTGTCTCAAGCAAAACAAGGGTCGGTGGATTTTCTGGAGCTACCATTAGCATTGAACAGATTGTAGCATTAAAGCCCGATCTGGTGATTCTGTCTGCAGTTATGCATGCTAAGGTAATTCCCCTGTTAGATCAGGTAAAAATTCCATGTTTTGCAGTTGAACCAGGATCTTTTGCGGATGTCTATAGGGATATTCTCACTCTTGGAGCCCTCACTGGGCATGAAAAGGAAGCCCGCACGGTGGTAACTGCTATGCAAAAACGAATTGCAGCGGTTCAAACTATCCCTACCACAAAAGGTACCCCTCGAGTTTTTTGGGAACTTTGGGACGACCCGCTCATGACCGCAGGAGGTCCTACCTTTATTAGTGAAGCGATTGTTCTAGCTGGTGGCAAAAATGTTTTTGCCGATCTACAAGAACAGTGGCCGCAGGTAAGTTTTGAAGAGTTACTTGTCAGAAACCCTGATTGGATCTTGTCCGGTACTGATCATGGAGATCGGATGAGGCTTGAGGATATAATGAATCGACCCGGATGGTTGAATATTCCCGCAGTGAAAAATGGGAAAATTGCCACTATAGAATCAGATATTATCTATAGAGGGGGGCCCCGCCTGGCCGATGCGGTAGAAGCCCTAGCAAAGATTCTTAAATAA
- a CDS encoding pyridoxal-phosphate-dependent aminotransferase family protein, whose translation MNGLQLITKTTLMGPGPSCVHPKVYEALSMPTIGHLDPRFITIMDEIKVMLREVMGTKNEITLPMSGTGSAGMEAAFVNLVEPGDKVLVLVNGVFGKRMAEVARRLGAEVEECEFTWGTPVDPNVAEKKIREKKWQIVAIVHAETSTGVRNPVEKLGPLVHEVGALYIVDAVTSLGGIPVEVDAIGADLCYSGTQKCLSCPPGLAPLTIGERAIEKLKNRSTKVPNWYLDLSMIIDYWQGARRAYHHTAPINMLYGLHAALSVLLEEGLQNSYVRHLKMHERLVQGLTSIGLELPVAEPYRLPMLNAVTVPEGVDEGRVRKVLLESYDIEIGAGLGPLEGKIWRIGLMGYTAQAENVDKLISALQSMLHR comes from the coding sequence ATGAATGGATTACAACTCATTACGAAAACTACCTTAATGGGACCAGGACCTTCCTGTGTGCATCCTAAAGTATATGAAGCCCTATCAATGCCAACGATTGGACACTTAGACCCTAGGTTTATCACGATAATGGACGAAATTAAAGTTATGCTCCGGGAAGTCATGGGTACAAAAAACGAAATAACCCTGCCCATGTCAGGAACCGGTTCTGCGGGAATGGAGGCAGCCTTTGTTAACCTTGTGGAGCCCGGTGACAAAGTCCTGGTGCTGGTTAATGGGGTGTTTGGCAAACGAATGGCTGAGGTTGCCCGCCGCTTGGGTGCAGAAGTAGAAGAGTGTGAATTTACCTGGGGTACTCCGGTTGATCCCAATGTGGCGGAGAAAAAAATACGGGAGAAAAAGTGGCAGATAGTAGCCATTGTTCATGCAGAAACTTCTACAGGTGTAAGAAATCCCGTGGAAAAGCTTGGTCCCCTGGTACATGAGGTAGGAGCTCTCTATATTGTCGATGCAGTAACAAGTCTTGGAGGTATTCCGGTAGAGGTAGACGCAATCGGTGCTGACCTTTGTTATTCGGGGACCCAAAAATGTCTCTCCTGTCCACCAGGACTCGCACCGCTTACTATAGGAGAGCGGGCTATTGAAAAACTAAAGAACAGATCCACCAAGGTACCCAACTGGTATTTAGACCTTTCTATGATTATCGATTATTGGCAAGGAGCAAGACGGGCTTATCATCATACAGCCCCCATCAATATGCTGTATGGTCTCCATGCAGCGCTGTCTGTACTTCTCGAAGAGGGTTTACAAAACTCCTATGTACGGCACCTGAAGATGCACGAAAGGCTTGTTCAGGGGCTTACCTCGATAGGACTTGAATTACCAGTGGCAGAACCCTATCGGCTTCCCATGCTAAACGCGGTAACCGTCCCAGAGGGTGTGGATGAAGGGCGGGTACGAAAGGTGCTGCTTGAATCCTATGATATTGAAATTGGTGCGGGTCTTGGACCGCTGGAAGGAAAGATCTGGCGTATCGGCCTTATGGGATATACTGCCCAGGCAGAAAATGTTGACAAACTTATTAGTGCTTTGCAATCTATGTTACATCGTTAA
- a CDS encoding ABC transporter ATP-binding protein: MEADVRLSVERLTVGYHGKAVLSEICFSVHKGELFTLVGPNGSGKTTLLKALAGLTQPISGTILLDSKPITSYLSYERASKIGYVAQASSIHWPFTVYELVSQGRFPSRGWFGNERQEDRIAVEEALEITDLSGYRERLVTELSGGELQRVLIARSLAQKPELLILDEPISHLDIRYQITTMELLQKLISQGLSAVISLHDLNLASLYASTMSLVAKGCIVKHGTVQEVLRPEILQEAYTIDVEVTPHPEHPNLPMIYYHRQR; this comes from the coding sequence TTGGAAGCTGATGTTCGACTATCGGTAGAACGCCTTACGGTGGGTTACCATGGGAAAGCTGTTCTTTCAGAAATATGTTTTTCTGTGCATAAGGGTGAGCTTTTTACCCTGGTAGGACCCAATGGATCAGGTAAAACGACATTACTCAAAGCCCTTGCCGGGCTTACACAACCTATTTCTGGGACTATTTTACTGGATTCCAAACCAATAACATCCTATTTGTCCTATGAGAGGGCGTCAAAAATCGGTTATGTAGCTCAGGCTAGCAGTATCCACTGGCCCTTTACGGTCTATGAACTTGTATCTCAAGGTCGCTTTCCCAGTCGCGGCTGGTTTGGGAATGAACGGCAAGAGGACCGGATAGCAGTGGAAGAAGCCCTGGAAATTACCGATCTCTCGGGGTATCGTGAACGACTTGTAACAGAGCTTTCAGGCGGAGAATTGCAACGGGTGCTGATTGCCCGCTCTTTAGCCCAGAAACCGGAATTGTTGATACTCGATGAGCCCATATCTCATCTAGATATTCGTTATCAGATTACTACCATGGAACTACTGCAAAAGCTCATATCTCAGGGCTTATCTGCTGTTATCAGTCTCCATGATCTCAATCTGGCAAGTCTTTATGCTTCAACAATGAGTCTTGTGGCCAAGGGATGCATCGTAAAGCATGGTACTGTACAGGAGGTGCTTCGTCCTGAAATATTGCAAGAAGCCTATACTATCGATGTGGAAGTTACTCCCCATCCGGAGCATCCAAACCTGCCTATGATTTATTACCATCGTCAGCGGTAA
- a CDS encoding threonine/serine exporter family protein — protein sequence MENAHQELDPLIIAAETGRRILEAGGETYRAEDAIVRLCKAWGYTDVEAFATPTGIMASIVDRDNRSRAVVRRITRRVVDLHRISRLDMLVSITEQEGLSVNAAEARLIEIDREKPYATLITLLAAALSASLFTLLFHGSLRDAIGAFIVGLGIKTFAYMLQRWHFPDFITTIIGGAIAALLSIITLRICIVEHMDKTIIGSIMLLVPGLATVNAIRDTIAGDLVAGIARLTDAFITAAALAIGAGTVFSLLR from the coding sequence ATGGAAAATGCTCATCAAGAACTGGATCCTCTTATTATTGCCGCAGAAACAGGACGACGTATCCTTGAGGCCGGTGGAGAAACGTATCGTGCGGAGGATGCCATTGTTCGGCTGTGTAAAGCATGGGGTTATACTGATGTAGAAGCCTTTGCTACTCCCACAGGCATAATGGCCTCTATCGTGGACCGAGATAACCGAAGCAGGGCAGTGGTACGACGAATTACCCGGCGGGTAGTCGATTTACATCGAATTAGCAGGCTCGATATGCTTGTCAGTATAACAGAACAAGAAGGATTAAGTGTAAATGCTGCAGAAGCGCGGCTTATAGAAATTGATCGTGAAAAACCCTATGCTACTTTGATAACTTTGTTAGCCGCTGCTTTGAGTGCATCACTCTTTACACTTTTGTTTCATGGAAGTCTTCGTGATGCCATTGGCGCTTTTATAGTTGGTCTTGGCATAAAAACATTCGCATACATGTTGCAACGCTGGCATTTTCCTGATTTTATCACCACTATCATTGGTGGTGCCATTGCTGCACTGCTTTCCATAATTACCCTGCGAATCTGTATAGTAGAGCATATGGATAAAACCATAATAGGTTCTATCATGTTACTCGTTCCAGGGCTCGCCACCGTCAATGCAATCCGGGATACTATCGCAGGAGATCTGGTAGCTGGTATTGCCCGGCTTACCGATGCGTTTATTACTGCCGCAGCCCTGGCCATAGGAGCAGGGACGGTATTTTCACTTCTGAGGTAA
- a CDS encoding pyridoxal phosphate-dependent aminotransferase, producing MRMFNKSHKLDNVCYDIRGPVMKEAKRIEAEGFRVLKLNIGNPAAFGFNAPDEILHDIIVNLQNAQGYSDSQGIFVARKAIMQEFQSKGIMDVTVDDIFIGNGVSELIMMAMQGLLDEGDEVLVPSPDYPLWTAAITLAGGKAVHYLCDEASDWNPDLSDITSKVTSRTKAIVVINPNNPTGAVYDRTILEGIAAIASESDLLVFADEIYDKILYDGAVHIPMASINPDICTISFNGLSKAYRAAGFRSGWMVISGNKRIISGYREGLEMLSNMRLCANVPAQYGIQTALGGYQSIKDLVLPGGRLKEQRDTCVSLVNSIPGLSVTNPKGALYCFPKIDVKRFNITDDEQFVMDLLRDQRILLVQGTGFNWKEPDHFRIVFLPDKETIADAMNRLRTFLTTYKQL from the coding sequence ATGCGCATGTTTAATAAGTCCCATAAACTTGACAATGTCTGTTACGATATTCGCGGGCCCGTCATGAAAGAGGCAAAACGGATTGAGGCAGAGGGCTTTCGGGTCCTTAAGTTAAATATTGGTAATCCTGCGGCCTTTGGTTTTAATGCCCCCGATGAAATTTTACATGATATTATCGTCAATCTTCAGAATGCCCAGGGGTATTCGGACTCTCAGGGTATTTTTGTGGCCCGCAAGGCTATTATGCAGGAATTTCAGTCTAAGGGCATTATGGATGTAACCGTCGATGATATTTTCATCGGCAACGGGGTGAGTGAGCTCATCATGATGGCGATGCAAGGCCTGCTTGATGAAGGAGATGAAGTCCTGGTTCCCTCACCGGATTATCCCCTGTGGACCGCTGCAATTACCCTTGCGGGGGGTAAGGCAGTTCACTATCTCTGTGATGAGGCATCAGACTGGAACCCCGACCTGAGCGATATTACATCCAAAGTTACCAGCCGCACCAAGGCTATAGTCGTTATCAATCCGAATAATCCAACCGGTGCGGTCTATGATAGAACTATACTGGAAGGTATCGCTGCTATCGCCAGTGAATCGGATCTACTGGTCTTTGCGGATGAAATCTATGACAAAATACTCTACGATGGGGCGGTCCACATTCCCATGGCAAGCATCAATCCGGATATTTGTACCATTTCCTTTAACGGCCTTTCCAAGGCATACCGGGCGGCGGGCTTCCGCTCCGGGTGGATGGTCATTTCCGGCAATAAGCGGATCATCTCAGGATATCGGGAAGGGCTGGAGATGCTTTCCAATATGAGGCTCTGCGCCAATGTCCCTGCCCAATACGGTATACAGACTGCCCTTGGCGGCTACCAGAGTATTAAAGACCTGGTTCTGCCCGGTGGTCGCCTTAAGGAACAGCGGGATACCTGTGTTTCCCTGGTAAACTCTATCCCCGGCCTTTCGGTAACCAACCCCAAGGGAGCCCTCTATTGTTTCCCAAAGATTGATGTAAAGCGTTTCAATATTACCGACGACGAGCAGTTTGTGATGGACCTTTTGCGGGACCAGCGGATTCTCTTAGTTCAGGGTACAGGATTTAACTGGAAAGAACCGGATCATTTCAGAATTGTCTTTTTACCTGATAAGGAAACCATTGCGGATGCCATGAACCGGCTTCGCACCTTTCTGACAACCTATAAACAGCTTTGA